In Callospermophilus lateralis isolate mCalLat2 chromosome 18, mCalLat2.hap1, whole genome shotgun sequence, one DNA window encodes the following:
- the Rinl gene encoding ras and Rab interactor-like protein, giving the protein MPDLPHLLAFLSASRDVLPKTLLLPSSTLAPGEKYKDSVQVGRVRGDPSGRVLSVVNQLYLETHGSWGTEQNPQTMEPETAQRHDPAARNPVQHRVSWVEGPLSPEVRPAGPTLASLVEEKEEDDEDNDPYKDDVEAPEDVLTVHVRALARARSSYVARQYRGFRARLTSDCVGSHRPGDPATELLQDVRHLLTDLQDYLSKDPDVRAVFGNRGLGGPQKDEDLGPAVETAVCRAVLEPLKPALWTRLRTLRAQELRRLRRRQIALRVGAGPPGAQGAGLEGPSPAPALRSRIHARLEHLHAACAPRRKVALLLEVCSDVYSGLAGGDNQEPLGADAFLPALTEELIWSPHIGETQLDVEFLMELLDPDELRGEAGYYLTTWFGALHHIAHYQPDAGRAPQGLSSEARDSLRQWHRRRTLHGQNPLGAQANLPFEEPWAVATVPGATDD; this is encoded by the exons ATGCCAGACCTGCCCCATCTCCTGGCCTTCTTATCAGCTAGCAG gGATGTTTTGCCCAAAACACTGCTCCTGCCCTCTTCTACTCTGGCACCTGGAGAAAAATACAAAG ATTCTGTGCAGGTTGGCAGGGTACGAGGTGACCCCTCAGGGAGGGTGCTCTCTGTGGTGAACCAGCTCTACCTGGAGACTCATGGAAGCTGGGGAACAGAGCAGAACCCCCAAACGATGGAGCCAGAGACTGCCCAGAGGCATGATCCAG CGGCCAGGAACCCCGTCCAGCACCGGGTCTCCTGGGTGGAAGGGCCGCTCAGCCCAGAGGTGCGCCCTGCTGGGCCGACTCTGGCCAGTCTggtggaggagaaagaggaggacgaCGAAGACAACGACCCCTACAAAGATGACGTGGAAGCCCCGGAGGATGTGCTCACTGTCCACGTCCGAGCTCTGGCCAGGGCGCGGAGCAGCTACGTGGCCAGGCAGTACCGGGGCTTCCGGGCCCGCCTCACCTCGGATTGCGTGGGTTCCCACAGGCCAGGAGACCCAGCCACCGAGCTGCTGCAGGATGTGCGGCACCTCCTTACTGACCTCCAGGATTACCTGTCAAAAGACCCCGACGTCAGAGCTGTCTTTGGGAACAGGGGCCTGGGGGGCCCCCAGAAGGACGAGGATCTTG GTCCCGCTGTGGAGACGGCCGTTTGCCGGGCGGTGCTGGAGCCCCTGAAGCCTGCACTGTGGACGCGACTCCGCACGCTCCGCGCCCAGGAACTAAGGCGACTGAGGCGGCGACAAATAGCCCTGCGGGTGGGGGCGGGGCCTCCAGGTGCTCAGGGGGCGGGGCTTGAGGGTCCAAGCCCCGCCCCCGCCCTGCGGAGCCGCATCCACGCGCGCCTAGAGCACCTGCACGCCGCGTGCGCGCCGCGCCGCAAGGTGGCGCTCCTGCTGGAGGTGTGCAGCGACGTGTACTCGGGCCTGGCGGGCGGCGACAACCAAG AACCCCTGGGGGCCGACGCCTTCCTGCCGGCCTTGACCGAGGAGCTGATCTGGAGTCCGCACATTGGGGAGACACAGCTGGACGTGGAGTTTCTAATGGAGCTCTTGGATCCGGACGAGCTACGGGGAGAGG CCGGGTACTACCTGACCACGTGGTTTGGGGCGCTGCACCACATCGCCCACTACCAGCCTGACGCGGGCCGCGCACCCCAGGGGCTCAGCTCTGAGGCCCGTGACTCCCTTCGCCAGTGGCACCGCAGGCGCACGCTGCACGGACAGAACCCGCTTGGAGCCCAG GCCAACCTGCCATTTGAGGAGCCATGGGCAGTCGCCACTGTGCCAGGAGCCACTGATGATTAG